One Anopheles marshallii chromosome 3, idAnoMarsDA_429_01, whole genome shotgun sequence genomic region harbors:
- the LOC128714627 gene encoding uncharacterized protein LOC128714627: protein MGDEMSVEQEAEAILEAETSFGMRVWHLLFLSCGSVLGVVIMLCCCIRFRIPRTKQDIEADYHRKKLTRKFRERLDCMNNADIDEMDLIKALERVREDYVAEQEKVASKEAAENKDNQAIVTVCDNV, encoded by the coding sequence ATGGGTGATGAAATGAGTGTGGAGCAGGAAGCGGAAGCAATTCTCGAGGCGGAAACGAGCTTCGGGATGCGTGTGTGGCATCTGCTGTTTCTATCCTGCGGATCCGTGCTTGGTGTCGTCATCATGCTGTGCTGCTGCATACGGTTCCGCATTCCCCGCACCAAGCAGGACATCGAGGCGGACTACCATCGGAAGAAGCTGACGCGAAAGTTCCGCGAGCGGTTGGACTGCATGAACAATGCCGATATCGACGAGATGGATCTGATCAAAGCGCTCGAGCGTGTCCGGGAGGACTATGTGGCGGAACAGGAGAAAGTGGCGAGCAAGGAAGCGGCCGAAAACAAGGATAATCAAGCAATTGTTACTGTTTGTGATAATGTCTAA
- the LOC128714645 gene encoding uncharacterized protein LOC128714645 encodes MTSSELIYQYKTTCNKLKKIQRVLIKRFGPSVSEVSDEFGALANSFNEAFQPEYAAKCYIGQSKCEKLIGNDMGEVDALLRAARSFRTAHDKQERMRVANISHAYHEGAFRCYTQALSRLPDKSVIGAAIIRELKEIHPNVELTSDFSSPCHRIWDLEQSAEENLTARDYVGAFEKLSEIYDDVTERKCESLYQDVMKRIEISRLLLLCLLQLPPSVRYDHKFIERYSTIGDGGQRESSPDRARLPDDLVFLLQSLVVSCQAKDIESLTAVRDELCQRQDLTHSQQALLKEVVAKYSK; translated from the exons ATGACTAGCTCCGAATTGATTTATCAGTACAAAACGACATGCAATAAGCTGAAGAAAATACAGCGCGTTTTAATTAA ACGCTTTGGACCAAGTGTATCGGAAGTGTCGGATGAGTTTGGTGCGCTAGCTAACAGCTTTAACGAAGCATTCCAACCAGAATACGCAGCAAAATGTTACATCGGCCAGAGCAAATGTGAGAAACTTATCGGCAACGATATGGGTGAGGTAGATGCCCTGCTCCGAGCCGCACGATCCTTCCGTACCGCTCACGATAAGCAGGAGCGAATGCGAGTCGCGAACATCTCGCATGCATATCACGAAGGGGCCTTTCGATGCTACACACAGGCGCTTTCCCGGCTGCCGGACAAATCGGTTATTGGGGCGGCCATCATCAGAGAGCTGAAGGAAATCCATCCGAACGTGGAACTGACGAGCGACTTCAGCTCACCGTGCCATCGGATTTGGGATCTGGAACAGTCGGCAGAGGAAAATCTAACGGCACGTGATTATGTCGGTGCATTCGAGAAATTGTCGGAAATTTACGACGATGTTACCGAGCGAAAGTGTGAATCGCTCTACCAGGACGTGATGAAACGGATCGAAATATCTCGGCTGCTTCTGCTATGTTTGCTGCAACTGCCACCGTCTGTGCGTTACGATCACAAATTTATCGAACGGTACTCAACCATCGGTGACGGTGGTCAACGAGAATCGAGTCCCGACCGAGCACGGCTGCCGGATGATCTTGTGTTTCTTCTGCAGTCACTGGTCGTTTCCTGCCAGGCAAAGGATATCGAATCGCTAACGGCTGTCCGCGATGAGCTATGCCAAAGGCAGGATCTGACCCACTCACAGCAAGCTCTTCTGAAGGAAGTGGTCGCAAAGTATAGTAAATGA
- the LOC128713648 gene encoding 28S ribosomal protein S21, mitochondrial, whose translation MRHVKFIARTVLVQNSNVEEACRVLNRILGKEEIFDQFRRTRYYEKPFQTRRRINFERCKSIYNEDMNRKIQFVLRKNRVEPFPGCN comes from the exons ATGCGGCACGTGAAGTTCATCGCTCGCACCGTTCTTGTGCAAAATAGCAACGTTGAGGAAGCTTGCCGCGTGCTGAATCGCATTCTTGGTAAAGAGGAGATTTTCGATCAATTCCGGCGTACTCGGTATTACGAAAAGCCATTCCAG ACTCGACGACGCATTAACTTTGAACGTTGCAAATCCATTTACAATGAGGATATGAATCGTAAAATTCAGTTTGTGCTCCGAAAGAATAGGGTAGAACCTTTCCCTGGATGTAATTAA
- the LOC128711212 gene encoding probable actin-related protein 2/3 complex subunit 2, with protein MILLEINNRIVEETLTVKFKNAIAGNKAESIDVTVADFDGVLFHISNINGDKTKVRTSISLKFYKQLQEHGADELLKREYGDLLVAPEDGYNVSVLVDLENIPENWEETVRKIGLLKRNCFASVFEKYFDFQSQGEGEGEGQKRAVINYRNDETMYVEAKPDRVTVVFSTIFRDEDDVVLGKVFMQELREGRRASHTAPQVLFSHREPPLELANTGARVGENIGYVTFVLFPRHTAKETRDNTINLIHMFRDYLHYHIKCSKAYIHSRMRAKTSEFLKVLNRARPEPKITEKKTITGRTFIRKE; from the exons ATGATTCTGCTGGAGATCAACAACAGAATTGTGGAGGAAACGCTTACAGTGAAGTTCAAAAATGCAATCGCAGG CAACAAGGCGGAATCCATCGATGTGACGGTAGCGGACTTCGACGGAGTATTATTTCACATTTCCAACATAAATGGTGACAAAACGAAAGTGCGA ACGAGCATATCGCTAAAGTTCTACAAGCAACTGCAGGAACATGGTGCCGATGAGCTGCTAAAGCGCGAATATGGCGATCTGCTAGTTGCGCCCGAAGACGGCTACAACGTGTCGGTGCTGGTCGATCTGGAAAACATTCCGGAAAATTGGGAAGAAACGGTACGAAAGATCGGACTGCTGAAGCGAAACTGTTTCGCGTCTGTGTTCGAGAAGTATTTCGACTTTCAGTCGCAGGGTGAAGGGGAAGGCGAAGGACAAAAACGAGCAGTGATCAACTATCGGAATGATGAAACTAT GTATGTTGAAGCCAAGCCGGATCGCGTAACGGTCGTGTTTAGTACGATATTCCGTGACGAGGATGACGTAGTGTTAGGTAAAGTATTCATGCAGGAGCTGCGTGAAGGCCGAAGAGCTTCACACACAGCGCCACAAGTATTATTCTCCCATCGGGAGCCACCACTGGAGCTGGCCAATACGGGTGCAAGAGTCGGTGAAAACATAGGCTACGTTACGTTCG TACTATTCCCAAGGCACACCGCGAAAGAAACGCGCGATAATACGATCAATTTAATTCACATGTTCCGTGATTATTTGCATTATCATATTAAG TGTTCGAAAGCTTACATCCACTCCCGAATGCGTGCAAAGACGTCGGAATTTTTAAAGGTGCTCAACCGCGCTCGGCCGGAGCCAAAAAttacggaaaagaaaacaataac CGGTCGAACATTTATCAGAAAAGAATGA
- the LOC128711738 gene encoding uncharacterized protein LOC128711738 produces MVVIAKSSAKKGEKSILPLVHPQPDATPTAPAEDGNNSTASNIILLRRGRQLKPATAAILLLVALLGFSIGTIGGLFYYRQYAQARNHMRYHGFCKIPYDASNFESLYRSMNADRDMEILRQFNMFQMPKALNQDASTDDSQSTENGSNGSDNNEEFFREEFELGLSDDENYSKIDVPVFRGQRPARFLHDFTFNQSGIIDSAARRCFIMPLDRETVLPPQSLRDLVMKMQLGYYNIDTSVLKKTMRVVMPELTDFTDVSPRVTKECVDMKIYQLEKIVSGVYKRSTDIQERAKFAEFGGNHISLIDIANLDELN; encoded by the exons aTGGTTGTCATCGCCAAATCGTCGGCTAAGAAGGGTGAAAAGTCCATTCTTCCCCTGGTGCACCCACAACCGGATGCCACCCCGACCGCTCCGGCC GAGGATGGCAACAACTCGACCGCATCGAACATCATTCTGCTACGCCGTGGTCGGCAACTGAAGCCGGCTACCGCGGCGATCCTACTGCTGGTGGCACTGTTGGGCTTTTCCATCGGTACAATCGGCGGTCTGTTCTATTACCGCCAGTATGCGCAGGCCCGGAACCATATGCGCTACCATGGCTTCTGCAAGATCCCGTACGATGCGAGCAACTTCGAATCGCTGTACCGCTCGATGAATGCTGACCGTGACATGGAGATCCTGCGCCAGTTCAACATGTTCCAGATGCCGAAAGCCCTGAACCAGGATGCTTCCACGGATGATTCGCAGTCGACCGAGAATGGATCGAACGGAAGCGACAACAACGAGGAGTTCTTCCGTGAAGAGTTCGAGCTGGGACTGTCGGACGACGAGAACTACTCGAAGATCGATGTGCCGGTGTTCCGTGGCCAGCGTCCGGCCCGGTTCCTGCACGATTTCACCTTTAACCAGTCGGGTATCATCGATAGTGCGGCTCGCCGTTGCTTCATCATGCCGCTCGATCGTGAAACGGTGCTGCCACCGCAGTCGTTGCGCGATCTGGTCATGAAGATGCAGCTCGGCTACTACAACATCGATACGAGCGTGCTGAAGAAAACGATGCGTGTCGTCATGCCGGAGCTGACCGATTTTACCGATGTTTCGCCGCGCGTCACCAAAGAGTGCGTTGACATGAAGATCTACCAGCTGGAGAAGATCGTCAGCGGAG tttacaAGCGTTCGACCGACATCCAGGAGCGCGCCAAGTTTGCCGAGTTCGGTGGAAACCACATTTCACTCATCGACATCGCAAATCTCGATGAGCTGAACTAG
- the LOC128716277 gene encoding uncharacterized protein LOC128716277, whose amino-acid sequence MENHHSGLKSTSNSNHATPSGDVLSFYSIKSYPYDAVESEKQHTINASSQSMELSNSSYNGEREQSRSVSTCSNVVHSNTGSFVESVDSSGTIVTSSCVPVETRAVSTYQHHHSQPSTLQPLNAESLKRAKSSPCWALIEWETSNEEPNSYTVIDSSQIVEISRETNRSDEEGGQQTRDTALYTGKLIHVLRGRYIMPATIVIISEDKQFLETELHELRMMAANNLIDKSVPQTQSYRKLGMPTLKQYGRASQTVAMQSQQNTIPTSPENITSTKRQRCDSGSSSSVKEMEVRVSSACVQRAVKEETRHSFNDDISYQKVLPPLMPVGARFTRSDAAAKQAPPMTFDQQTQTTGVSADVTASYDANFVRILSYLESVMAEQKGYRMESEYNRKLLHELQEKISEQHGMLRNVQKHIAETFHTNSSKTNPESQTAQSSSSNILIAEVVEQYSSEPGVGTNAMVIDSYETSNNDHFVINSLTDSDQQWKTHEGALAEEQQAGNSNQSWTSSNNTGMQTHDHSARSSSTSHSMDKSSEVTSQSSMLVDENHDEPVGLSTNQTRSSNSTPTVNELINNDWDDSGQENERNNNQKTGKNVTPVPSTRLVAIGSNNTMVCSTVLENIKWVSYKYATRKLLQAVIPRDVLATHSLSGRPCPSHLSLADKPVKGRLDPKIVSDVIQFIRQKFTIDESHVRAVITNKCADENKMLRMKNSTTKQASVKKTALASTRKTRNKENVSSAD is encoded by the exons ATGGAAAACCATCATTCTGGTCTTAAATCGACATCGAATTCAAACCACGCCACACCATCCGGCGATGTATTGTCGTTTTATTCGATAAAAAGTTACCCTTACGATGCGGTGGAATCTGAAAAGCAGCATACAATTAACGCATCAAGTCAATCGATGGAACTATCAAATTCTTCGTACAACGGTGAAAGGGAACAATCAAGGAGCGTCAGTACGTGTTCCAATGTGGTTCATTCTAATACGGGAAGTTTTGTTGAATCCGTTGATTCGAGTGGTACAATCGTCACATCTAGCTGTGTTCCAGTCGAGACTCGGGCCGTATCCACATATCAGCACCACCATTCGCAACCTTCCACCCTGCAACCGCTGAACGCGGAATCGTTAAAGCGTGCAAAATCATCGCCTTGTTGGGCTTTGATCGAATGGGAAACTTCAAACGAGGAACCGAATTCGTACACCGTGATAGACTCATCGCAGATCGTTGAAATTTCACGAGAAACCAATCGGTCAGATGAGGAAGGTGGCCAACAAACGAGAGACACGGCGCTATACACCGGGAAACTAATTCACGTGCTACGGGGCAGATACATTATGCCAGCAACGATCGTGATCATATCAG AGGATAAACAATTTCTCGAAACGGAGCTGCACGAACTGAGAATGATGGCCGCCAACAATTTAATTGATAAATCAGTCCCACAGACACAGTCTTATCGAAAGCTGGGAATGCCAACACTAAAGCAATATGGCAGGGCGTCGCAGACTGTTGCAATGCAATCGCAGCAGAATACAATTCCAACGTCGCCGGAAAAT ATCACGAGCACTAAACGCCAGCGTTGCGATTCTGGTTCATCTAGCTCGGTGAAGGAAATGGAAGTCAGGGTGTCATCTGCGTGCGTTCAGCGAGCTGTGAAAGAAGAAACTAGACATTCATTTAATGACGACATTTCCTACCAGAAGGTATTGCCACCGCTTATGCCAGTGGGGGCACGATTCACACGAAGCGATGCTGCAGCTAAACAGGCGCCACCAATGACCTTTGATcagcaaacacaaaccacCGGTGTATCAGCGGATGTAACTGCATCTTACGACGCAAACTTCGTGCGTATTTTGTCGTACCTCGAGAGCGTTATGGCGGAGCAAAAGGGATATCGGATGGAGAGTGAATACAatcggaaacttttgcacGAACTTCAGGAGAAGATTTCCGAGCAACATGGAATGCTACGGAACGTTCAAAAACATATAGCTGAAACGTTCCACACCAATTCGTCGAAGACAAATCCCGAATCGCAAACTGCACAGTCTTCATCGTCCAATATATTGATTGCGGAGGTTGTGGAACAATATTCATCTGAACCTGGTGTGGGTACAAATGCCATGGTAATAGACTCCTACGAGACCTCCAACAATGATCATTTTGTGATCAACAGCTTAACCGACTCCGATCAACAATGGAAAACGCATGAGGGCGCCTTAGCAGAAGAACAGCAGGCCGGCAACAGTAACCAAAGCTGGACGTCTTCGAACAACACCGGAATGCAAACACATGATCACTCCGCCAGAAGTAGCTCCACATCCCACTCCATGGACAAATCGTCGGAAGTAACCTCACAGTCTTCCATGTTGGTGGACGAAAATCACGATGAACCCGTTGGCTTAAGTACGAACCAAACCCGCTCATCAAACTCAACACCGACGGTAAACGAATTGATAAATAACGACTGGGACGATTCCGGGcaggaaaatgaaaggaacaacaaccaaaaaacagggaaaaatgTTACACCTGTGCCCAGCACAAGGTTGGTAGCGATTGGTAGCAACAACACAATGGTGTGTAGCACCGTGCTCGAGAACATCAAGTGGGTGAGTTACAAGTATGCCACGCGTAAGTTATTGCAGGCAGTAATCCCACGGGACGTGTTGGCAACGCACTCGCTTAGCGGAAGACCCTGCCCGTCGCATCTTTCACTCGCGGATAAACCGGTCAAGGGACGGCTTGATCCGAAAATAGTGTCTGATGTTATACAGTTCATTAGGCAAAAGTTTACCATAGACGAAAGCCATGTGCGGGCGGTGATTACGAACAAATGTGCGGATGAGAACAAAATGTTACGGATGAAGAATAGTACCACAAAGCAAGCGAGTGTTAAGAAAACTGCACTGGCCAGCACAAGAAAGACGCGCAATAAGGAAAACGTTTCTTCAGCAGATTAG